Proteins from one Rosa chinensis cultivar Old Blush chromosome 7, RchiOBHm-V2, whole genome shotgun sequence genomic window:
- the LOC112179486 gene encoding ATP-citrate synthase alpha chain protein 1, which translates to MARKKIREYDSKRLLKEHFKRIAGRELPLKSAQITESTDFNELLEKETWLSTSKLVVKPDMLFGKRGKSGLVALNLDFAQVVTFVKERLGKEVEMGGCKGPITTFIVEPFIPHNEEFYINIVSDRLGNSISFSECGGIDIEENWDKVKTIFVPTGASLTPDVSAPLVATLPLEIKSEIEDFIKSVFALFQDLDFTFLEINPFALVDGKPYPLDMRGELDDIAAFKNFKKWGNIEFPMPFGRVMSPTEK; encoded by the exons ATGGCACGCAAGAAGATCCGAGAGTACGACTCCAAGAGGTTGTTGAAGGAACACTTCAAGAGGATCGCTGGCCGTGAATTGCCTCTCAAATCTGCCCAG ATTACCGAATCAACTGATTTCAATGAGCTACTTGAGAAGGAGACTTGGCTCTCTACTTCCAAGTTGGTTGTCAAGCCTGACATGTTGTTTGGAAAGCGTGGGAAGAGTGGTTTGGTTGCCTTGAACCTGGATTTCGCCCAAGTCGTCACCTTTGTGAAGGAGCGCCTAGGCAAAGAG GTTGAGATGGGTGGCTGCAAAGGACCCATCACAACATTCATTGTCGAGCCCTTCATTCCCCACAATGAAGAGTTTTATATTAACATCGTCTCAGATAGACTTGGGAATAGCATAAGCTTCTCAGAGTGTGGAGGAATTGACATTGAGGAGAACTGGGATAAG GTCAAGACCATATTTGTCCCAACGGGAGCTTCCCTTACACCAGATGTATCTGCTCCACTTGTTGCAACCCTTCCCTTGGAG ATTAAGAGCGAAATTGAGGACTTTATCAAGTCCGTATTTGCTCTATTTCAAG ATCTCGACTTCACTTTTCTGGAGATTAATCCTTTTGCATTGGTTGATGGAAAGCCATATCCTTTGGATATGAGAGGCGAGCTGGATGACATTGCTGCTTTCAAGAACTTCAAAAA GTGGGGCAATATTGAATTTCCAATGCCATTTGGAAGAGTTATGAGTCCTACAGAAAAGTGA